One window of the Triticum dicoccoides isolate Atlit2015 ecotype Zavitan chromosome 3B, WEW_v2.0, whole genome shotgun sequence genome contains the following:
- the LOC119280574 gene encoding uncharacterized protein LOC119280574 translates to MRISLSEDKYSVIKPPTDIGWSSYLGLSEKGVYCASFVENAHILVYTLTESCDQFEWILKNDYDLKPVQMFDGQVNGPWTIQDINYEIFRSHLPNINKEEVIQENFEWNSDDDDFNENLDIVEVQHRPYFEMEVLGFHPYKEILFLSRSEDYKLNAMAFAYHLNSFKVEKLGSIYPTGHDYFNCSIPNESHEIESFPYTPCWIGETPESVN, encoded by the exons ATGAG AATATCTTTGTCTGAAGATAAGTACAGTGTGATTAAGCCACCAACGGATATTGGGTGGAGCAGTTATCTAGGATTATCTGAAAAAGGTGTGTACTGTGCATCATTTGTTGAGAATGCTCACATTCTGGTTTACACCCTCACTGAATCGTGTGATCAGTTCGAGTGGATATTAAAGAACGACTATGACCTTAAGCCTGTGCAAATGTTTGATGGCCAAGTTAATGGACCCTGGACCATACAAGACATTAACTATGAAATTTTTCGTTCTCATCTACCAAATATCAACAAGGAAGAAGTAATTCAAGAGAATTTTGAATGGAACTCCGATGATGACGATTTCAATGAGAACCTAGACATTGTTGAAGTGCAACATCGTCCATATTTTGAGATGGAGGTACTTGGATTTCACCCGTACAAAGAGATTCTCTTTTTGAGTAGGTCAGAGGACTATAAATTGAATGCAATGGCGTTTGCCTATCATTTGAATAGCTTCAAGGTTGAAAAATTGGGTAGCATATACCCGACAGGTCACGACTATTTCAACTGCAGCATTCCTAATGAATCTCATGAGATTGAATCTTTTCCGTACACGCCATGTTGGATTGGAGAAACCCCAGAAAGCGTGAATTAA